The following are encoded together in the Peromyscus leucopus breed LL Stock chromosome 1, UCI_PerLeu_2.1, whole genome shotgun sequence genome:
- the Ins gene encoding insulin, translating into MALWMRLLPLLALLVLWEPKPAQAFVNQHLCGSHLVEALYLVCGERGFFYTPKSRRGVEDPQVAQLELGGGPGAGDLQTLALEVAQQKRGIVDQCCTSICSLYQLENYCN; encoded by the exons ATGGCCCTGTGGATGCGCCTTCTGCCCCTGCTGGCCCTGCTGGTCCTCTGGGAGCCCAAGCCTGCCCAGGCTTTTGTCAACCAGCACCTTTGTGGTTCTCACCTTGTGGAGGCCCTCTACCTGGTCTGTGGGGAGCGTGGCTTCTTCTACACACCCAAGTCCCGGCGTGGCGTGGAGGACCCACAAG TGGCACAGTTGGAGCTGGGTGGGGGCCCCGGAGCAGGTGACCTTCAGACCTTGGCGCTGGAGGTGGCCCAGCAGAAGCGAGGCATTGTGGACCAGTGCTGCACCAGCATCTGCTCACTCTACCAGCTGGAGAATTACTGCAACTAG